The Blautia luti nucleotide sequence CAGCACAGGAATGAATCTTGACTGCGATGTTCTTTCTATCGGACATCACGGATCTGCAAGCTCAACTACCTGGGATTTTCTTGAAGCAACTTCTCCTTCTTACGCAGTAATAAGCTGCGGAACCAATAACCAGTATCACCACCCGTCGGCAGACACTATGGGCCGTCTGTCAGATATGGGAATCCCGGTATTTCGTACAGATAAGCAGGGAACGATTATTGCCGTATCCAACGGTACAACCATCAGTTGGTCACAGGATCCCTGCAATGATTATTCTTCCGGCGACAGCACCCAGGAAACCGAAACTACTGTTTCCGGATCGCAGTCTTATGCTTCCGAATCTTCGTCATACACTTCAGATGCGAAATCAGCAGAAACACAATCTTACGGAACAACTGTATGGATTCCTGCAACAGGAGAAAAATACCACAGCATTCCCAACTGCGGAAGAATGAATCCTGCCAAAGCCCGCCAGGTTACAAAATCCGAAGCAGAAGCCATGGGATACACCCCCTGTAGCAAATGCTACTGAATTCCGACTGATTCACTATCTGAATCAGTCAAAAAAACGGAAAGATCATTGAATTTGATCTTTCCGTTTTTCGATTCTATCTATTTTTATTCTCCGAACTGCTCTGCGCATTCTTTCATCATCTTTCGGATTGGAAGATGATATGGACATCTGCCTTCACAGGCACCACACTCGATGCAGGCAGATGCTTTTGCTGTCAGCGTACTGTAACGGTCTCTCGCCCAGTCCCCCAGATCATAACGATTCAGATAACCTGCAAAAAGGAATACACTCGGAATATTGATTCCCACACTGCATGGTGCACAGTAATTACATCTGCGGCAGAAATTGGTTCCCAGCTGTTCTCTTACTGCTGCCATCTCCCCAAGCTCTTCCTCACTTAAAGGAGATGGATCCAGACAGGCTTTCATGTTTTCTTCCAGTTCTTTTTCCTCTGCCATTCCCGGAATGACTATTGTCACATCAGGATTTGCACAAATATAGCGCAGAGCCAGAGTTCCATTCTCAATGGCGCCTCCTGCCAGAGGTTTCATATCAATAAATCCAATGTTTTTCTCTTTACACTTCGCGATCAGTTCCTCGCCCTGATTTTCTACGATATTATACGGAAACATGATCGTCTCCACCCAGTTAAGTTCAAGCGCCCGTCCAAATACTTCTGTAGAGTGAGCTGTCAGCCCGATATGCCCGATTTTTCCGGCTGCTTTAGCTTCCTGCAAAGCCTCCAGTGCCCCACCTGCTGCCAGTATCTGATCAAGCTGTTCCATACTTGGATTATGTACCTGGTACAGATCAATATAATCTGTGCGAAGATTCTTCAGACTTTTCTCAATATCTGCTGCCATCGCCTCTTTGGTTCTCGCCATGGATTTCGTTGCGATCACAAATTTATCCCGGATTCCCTTCAGCGCATAGCCCAGATATTCCTCACTGACTGTATATCCTCTGGCTGTATCAATATAATTCACTCCCGCTTCTGCCATCTTACAGACAAGCTTTCTTGTTCCTTCTGCATCAATTTTCTGAACAGGAATTCCACCCAGTCCCATTTTAGAAACTTTCAAACCAGTTTTTCCCAATGTCACGTATTCCATTTTTCGCCCTCCTGTATGACTTATCTCTGTATACAAAAACTGCCACCGGCTTTCGCCGATGGCAGACTGCATTCTTTGTATTTCGCTTTTACAGCTGTACAGTTTATACTCGGGAAAGATACTCCCCTGTTCTTGTGTCGATTTTCAGTTTATCTCCCTGGTTAACAAACAGCGGAACCTGAACCTGTGCACCTGTTTCTACAGTAGCCGGTTTTGTAGCACCCTGTGCTGTATTTCCAGCGAATCCTGGCTCTGTCTCAACTACTTCAAGTTCTACGAACAGAGGCGGCTCGATTGCGAATACGTTTCCGTTATGAGAACATACTTTAACCATTTCATTCTCTTTAACAAATTTAAGAGAATCGCCAACCTGATCTTTTGTAAGACCAACCTGATCATAAGTTTCTACGTTCATGAAATAGTATAAATCACCATCGTTGTACAGATACTGCATATCCACACGCTCAATACGTGCTGCCGGGAATTTCTCTGTAGGACGGAAAGATTTCTCCAGAACTGCTCCTGTAATGATGTTTTTGTATTTTGTTCTTACAAAGGCAGCGCCCTTTCCTGGTTTTACATGCTGGAATTCAACGATCTGACATACGTTTCCATCAATTTCAAGTGTGATACCGTTTTTGAAATCACCTGCTGAAATCATAGTTATATTTCCTCCTTAATAGTACAGTTCAACGTTACTGCCTGCGATCTCTGCAGTAACTGCTCAATAGTGTGTGTCTATTCATTCTTCAGTCCTGTGACACACTCTTATCTGATTTTATAATATTCTGGTACTTTTTTCAACTATTTTTTTATATATGTTTTCAATTTTTCTTCAAGCTGACCGATCAGTTCTTCAAAAGGCTTGTCTCCGGTGATCATTTCAACATCTGCAAATTTCGCATACACCGGATCTCGCTGTTTGAGAAGTTTCTTGATCTTGTCCGCCTTATCAGCACCCTCGATCAGTGGGTTGCTGCTGGAATTTTCCAGACGTTTTTTTAGTGTCTCATAAGATCCCTTCAGATACACCACTGTTCCCAGTTTCTTAATGTATTTCTCATTCTGCTCCTGCATAGGAAGACCTGAACCAAGGGAGATCACCTTCTGCTCCGGATCCTCGATCAGGGCTTTTACTGCTGTGGTTTCCAGGGCACGGTAAAACGGTTCCCCAAATCTGTCAAAAATCTCCTTTGATGAAAGGTTCATCTTCTTTGTTACTACACGGTCGATATCCACGAATGGAATATCAAAGTCTTTCGCCAGCCTTTTGCCGACTCTTGTCTTTCCTGAACCCATAAATCCTATGATCACGATATGGTTCATGAATTCCCCTCCTCTTTATGGTAAAAATATAAAACAATTTTTTCAAGGTAGCGCTTCAGCACAATCTGTATCTCCTCTTTCGAGTCAATAGGTTTAACCAGAATATTCCTTATTCCGGCTCTCTTCGCCCCGTATATATCCGTAAACAACTGATCTCCTATGAAGATCGTGTTACTCCTGTCTGTTCCCAGAAGTTCCATTGCCCGGATATAGTTCCTTACCGAAGGTTTATGTGCATTTTCGATGAAGTGCTCTCCTATCACATCGTTAAAAGATGCTACTCTCTCGTACTGGTTATTTGAAATAAAACAGCATTTAAATCCCAGTTCTTTTAAATGTGAAAACAACGCACAGGCCCTTGCATCTGCCGGGGCTCCATGGGGTACCAGTGTATTGTCAATATCAAACAAAAGCCCCCTGTAACCCTGCTCATACAGTCTGTCAAAATCAATCACATACGTAGAATCCAGATATTCGTCTGGAAAAAAACAATTAAACATTCCTTTTTGTTCCTTTAGTCACTCGGATATTTGCGGTCCGTTTTTAACGTTCATTCAGTGGAACATATACCGCAGGTTCCAGCACATTCTTATATGCCGGACGGATGATCTTATCTGCATTGATAAGTTCTTCCATTCTGTGAGCGCTCCAGCCCACAATACGTGCAACTGCAAACATCGGAGTATACAGCTCCAGCGGCAGATCCAGCATACTGTACACGAATCCGCTGTAAAAGTCCACATTTGCACTGACACCTTTGTAAATACGTCTTTCTTCTGCAATTACCTCCGGAGCCAGACGCTCAACCATGGAGTATAATGCATAATCCTTCATTCTGCCCTTTTCCCTTGCCAGGGTTTCCACATATGCCTTGAATACCTCGGCACGTGGATCGGATACAGAATAGATCGCATGTCCCATGCCATAGATCAGGCCCTTTTTGTCAAAGGCTTCTTTATGAAGAAGTCTCTTCAGATATGCACGGATTTCCTCCTCGTCCGTCCAGTCCTTCACTTCTTTCTTCATGTCATTAAACATGCTGACAACCTTGATGTTGGCACCGCCATGTTTCGGTCCTTTCAGGGAACCAAGCGCTGCTGCAATGGCAGAATAGGTATCTGTTCCTGAAGATGATACAACATGAGTGGTAAATGTTGAGTTATTTCCACCGCCATGCTCCATATGAAGGATCAGTGCGATATCAAGGATCTTGGCTTCCAGATGTGTATATTTCTTATCCGGTCTGAGCATCCGCAGGATGTTTTCTGCTGTCGTCAGATCCTTCTTCGGATTGTGGATATAAAGACTTTTCCCTTTAATATAATGGTTATATGCCTGATATCCATAAACAGACAATAATGGAAATACACTGATCAGATTCAGACACTGTCTGAGTACATTCGGAAGTGAGGTATCATCCGGATTATTGTCATAAGAATAAAGTGTGAGCACACTTCGTGAAAGACCATTCATAATATCTTTACTGGGCGCCTTCATCACAACATCTCTGACAAAATTAGTCGGAAGAGATCTCTGGTTTGCCAGAAGTTCTGTAAAATCTGCCAGCTGTTTCTTATCCGGCAGTCTGCCGAACAGAAGGAGATAGGTTACTTCCTCGAAGCCATACCTGTCATCTTCGATAAATCCACGGGTCAGATCTTTGATATCATAACCTCTGTAGGAAAGGCTTCCCGCACATGGAACCTCTTTCCCGTCCACGATCTTCGTAGCCTTGACATTGGAAACCTGCGTGAGACCTGCAAGAACGCCCTTACCATTAAGATCGCGGAGTCCTCTCTTTACATCATATTTCGCATAAAGTGAAAGATCCAGGCTGGTATTGTCCTTACATATCTCTGTGAGATTCTCAATTTCCGGTGTTACTTTTGTTTTAAATCCTGCCATTCTTTTAAATCCCCTTTCTTCTCAATTCTTCCGATAAAGGTCCCCTCCTCATCCCTGTCATCGTTTTTACGTATCTCTGAAATAAAGTATACCATTTTTTTCTATTTTGGTCTATATCCAAATTTTCAGATAGCTCCGGATAAAGCAAAACAGGTTCAAAACCCGTCGGATTTCAAACCTGTTTTGCAGATTTTAACTGGTTATAATCACCTATTTGACTGTAATCTTACACTTTACTGATACTTTTCCTGATTTTACAGTAATAATCGCAGTTCCTTTTCCTTTCGCAGTAATCTTTCCTTTGGAATCCACTGCTGCTACCTTTTTATTGGAGCTGGTATAAGTAATCTTATCATCACTGTTTGAAGGATTTAATTTTACCTTCCATGTAATACTTTTTCCTTTTTTCAGTATCTGCTTCGAAGGAATACCACTGATAGATTTCGTAACTGTTTTTGGTACAGTTACTGTTACTACTGCTTTCTTAGATCCTGATTTTACTGTAATC carries:
- a CDS encoding aldo/keto reductase, with translation MEYVTLGKTGLKVSKMGLGGIPVQKIDAEGTRKLVCKMAEAGVNYIDTARGYTVSEEYLGYALKGIRDKFVIATKSMARTKEAMAADIEKSLKNLRTDYIDLYQVHNPSMEQLDQILAAGGALEALQEAKAAGKIGHIGLTAHSTEVFGRALELNWVETIMFPYNIVENQGEELIAKCKEKNIGFIDMKPLAGGAIENGTLALRYICANPDVTIVIPGMAEEKELEENMKACLDPSPLSEEELGEMAAVREQLGTNFCRRCNYCAPCSVGINIPSVFLFAGYLNRYDLGDWARDRYSTLTAKASACIECGACEGRCPYHLPIRKMMKECAEQFGE
- a CDS encoding shikimate kinase; translated protein: MNHIVIIGFMGSGKTRVGKRLAKDFDIPFVDIDRVVTKKMNLSSKEIFDRFGEPFYRALETTAVKALIEDPEQKVISLGSGLPMQEQNEKYIKKLGTVVYLKGSYETLKKRLENSSSNPLIEGADKADKIKKLLKQRDPVYAKFADVEMITGDKPFEELIGQLEEKLKTYIKK
- a CDS encoding YqeG family HAD IIIA-type phosphatase produces the protein MFNCFFPDEYLDSTYVIDFDRLYEQGYRGLLFDIDNTLVPHGAPADARACALFSHLKELGFKCCFISNNQYERVASFNDVIGEHFIENAHKPSVRNYIRAMELLGTDRSNTIFIGDQLFTDIYGAKRAGIRNILVKPIDSKEEIQIVLKRYLEKIVLYFYHKEEGNS
- a CDS encoding citrate/2-methylcitrate synthase; the encoded protein is MAGFKTKVTPEIENLTEICKDNTSLDLSLYAKYDVKRGLRDLNGKGVLAGLTQVSNVKATKIVDGKEVPCAGSLSYRGYDIKDLTRGFIEDDRYGFEEVTYLLLFGRLPDKKQLADFTELLANQRSLPTNFVRDVVMKAPSKDIMNGLSRSVLTLYSYDNNPDDTSLPNVLRQCLNLISVFPLLSVYGYQAYNHYIKGKSLYIHNPKKDLTTAENILRMLRPDKKYTHLEAKILDIALILHMEHGGGNNSTFTTHVVSSSGTDTYSAIAAALGSLKGPKHGGANIKVVSMFNDMKKEVKDWTDEEEIRAYLKRLLHKEAFDKKGLIYGMGHAIYSVSDPRAEVFKAYVETLAREKGRMKDYALYSMVERLAPEVIAEERRIYKGVSANVDFYSGFVYSMLDLPLELYTPMFAVARIVGWSAHRMEELINADKIIRPAYKNVLEPAVYVPLNER
- the efp gene encoding elongation factor P; translated protein: MISAGDFKNGITLEIDGNVCQIVEFQHVKPGKGAAFVRTKYKNIITGAVLEKSFRPTEKFPAARIERVDMQYLYNDGDLYYFMNVETYDQVGLTKDQVGDSLKFVKENEMVKVCSHNGNVFAIEPPLFVELEVVETEPGFAGNTAQGATKPATVETGAQVQVPLFVNQGDKLKIDTRTGEYLSRV